From the genome of Cynocephalus volans isolate mCynVol1 chromosome 14, mCynVol1.pri, whole genome shotgun sequence, one region includes:
- the LOC134362667 gene encoding prominin-2-like, with protein MGARAERKMLERESAEVWYTNKLRQELQGLKVNMQDQDLLSPAAHRDLRALQSSGIESIHYPDFLVQIQKPVLKTDVEQLAQELEGLAQAQGSSVLGQQLQEEAQGLRNLYQQKVMPQQNLMAKLNLSVRALTSSAPKLQLETSDVLGNITHLKGELPAWATCIIRNVSECVLSQEMGYFSQYVAWVREEGTECIIPCQPLSGALDNGRVILCDMMADPWNAFSFCLGWCNFFLIPSIVFAIKTAKYFRPIRKRLSSTSSEETQLFHIPWVTSVKL; from the exons TATACCAACAAGCTGCGGCAGGAGTTGCAAGGCCTCAAAGTGAACATGCAGGACCAGGACCTGCTGAGCCCAGCCGCCCACCGGGACCTGAGGGCCCTGCAGAGCAGTGGGATCGAGAGCATTCACTACCCAGACTTCCTCGTTCAG ATCCAGAAGCCTGTGCTGAAGACCGACGTGGAGCAGCTGGCCCAGGAGCTGGAAGGACTGGCCCAGGCACAA GGCAGTTCTGTGCTGGGGCAGCAACTGCAGGAGGAGGCCCAAGGACTCAGAAACCTCTATCAACAGAAGGTCATGCCCCAGCAGAACCTCATG GCGAAGCTCAACCTCAGTGTCAGGGCCCTGACGTCCTCTGCCCCAAAGCTCCAG CTGGAGACCTCAGACGTCCTAGGCAATATCACTCACCTAAAAGGAGAGCTGCCTGCCTGGGCCACCTGCATCATAAGGAAT GTAAGCGAGTGTGTCCTGAGCCAGGAGATGGGCTACTTCTCCCAGTACGTGGCCTGGGTGAGAGAGGAG GGGACTGAGTGCATCATCCCCTGCCAGCCCCTCTCTGGAGCCCTGGACAATGGCCGTGTGATCCTGTGTGACATGATGGCTGACCCCTGG AACGCCTTTTCATTCTGCCTGGGCTGGTGCAACTTCTTCCTGATCCCTAGCATCGTCTTCGCTATCAAAACCGCCAAATACTTCCGTCCCATCCGGAAACGCCTCAG CTCCACCAGCTCTGAGGAGACTCAGCTCTTCCACATCCCCTGGGTCACCTCCGTGAAGCTGTAG